One window from the genome of Hyphomonas neptunium ATCC 15444 encodes:
- the cobT gene encoding cobaltochelatase subunit CobT — MAKDTSPQELFKQALAATTKAMSAERDIEVGFGPDVGDQGTRLVLRTPPVELAPELAARIRGEADALALRRAHHDADAHLANRPQGDIPRRVYEAAETARIESLGANAMAGTAGNLEAVLDFRCRSTNFGMGAEDPDAVLAPALEFLLREKLTGRPLPESAKRVADVWREKVEANAGKALDALTGQLHDQAEFARTIRSIIRDLTASDLPGDEAESEDDAPSEETDEQQNQSGDDDTQTEEQMGASAEQLEAGETEDLEGEEANVSVDQDADLDADDTPDETEDGTKPLRPNFQDGDDRDRFNYKVFSRAHDEIANAQDLCDAEELTRLRAYLDHQLQGLQGAVSKLANKLQRRLMAQQNRTWSFDLEEGVLDTARLTRVITDPTAPLSFKQEDDTKFRDTVVTLLLDNSGSMRGRPIMVAALCADILARTLERCAVKTEILGFTTKAWKGGMAREDWVKAGKPQAPGRLNDIRHILYKQADAPYRRARRNLGLMMREGLLKENIDGEALLWAHDRLLARPEQRKILMVISDGAPVDDSTLNVNVGNYLERHLRQVIEEIETRSPVELIAIGIGHDVTRYYKRAVTIVDAEQLGGAMTEQLASLFDENEPNPRAMSIPPLSDKTVRGSSAITGAAAGAPSYGRKVGTGRDVKTTTLQAVKKKS, encoded by the coding sequence ATGGCAAAGGACACGAGCCCCCAGGAGCTGTTCAAGCAAGCGCTCGCCGCCACCACCAAGGCGATGAGCGCGGAGCGTGACATCGAGGTCGGCTTCGGCCCCGATGTCGGCGATCAGGGCACGCGCCTCGTCCTGCGCACGCCGCCGGTCGAGCTGGCGCCCGAGCTTGCCGCCCGCATCCGCGGTGAGGCCGACGCCCTCGCCCTGCGCCGCGCCCATCACGACGCCGACGCCCATCTGGCAAACCGTCCGCAGGGAGACATTCCCCGCCGCGTCTATGAAGCGGCCGAAACCGCGCGCATCGAAAGCCTCGGCGCCAATGCCATGGCGGGCACCGCCGGAAATCTCGAAGCCGTGCTCGATTTCCGTTGCCGGTCGACCAATTTCGGAATGGGCGCGGAAGATCCTGACGCTGTCCTCGCCCCGGCGCTCGAATTCCTGCTGCGCGAAAAGCTCACCGGCCGCCCGTTGCCCGAGAGCGCAAAGCGCGTGGCCGATGTGTGGCGCGAAAAGGTCGAAGCGAATGCCGGCAAGGCGCTCGACGCCCTCACCGGCCAGCTTCACGACCAGGCCGAATTTGCCCGCACCATCCGCTCGATCATCCGCGATCTGACAGCCTCGGACCTGCCCGGCGATGAGGCCGAATCCGAAGACGATGCGCCTTCGGAAGAAACCGATGAGCAGCAAAACCAGTCCGGGGATGACGACACCCAGACAGAAGAACAGATGGGCGCCTCTGCCGAGCAGCTGGAAGCGGGCGAGACCGAAGACCTGGAAGGCGAAGAAGCCAATGTCTCGGTCGATCAGGACGCTGATCTCGATGCGGACGATACGCCCGACGAGACCGAAGACGGCACCAAGCCGCTGCGCCCGAATTTCCAGGACGGGGACGACCGGGACCGCTTCAATTACAAGGTCTTCAGCCGCGCGCATGACGAGATCGCCAACGCGCAGGACCTTTGCGACGCTGAAGAACTGACGCGCCTGCGCGCCTATCTCGACCACCAGCTTCAGGGCTTGCAGGGGGCGGTCTCCAAGCTCGCCAACAAGCTGCAACGGCGCCTGATGGCCCAGCAAAACCGCACCTGGTCTTTCGATCTGGAAGAGGGCGTGCTCGACACCGCCCGCCTCACCCGCGTGATCACAGACCCCACCGCGCCGCTCTCCTTCAAGCAGGAAGACGACACCAAATTCCGCGATACGGTTGTCACGCTGCTGCTCGACAATTCCGGCTCCATGCGCGGGCGCCCGATCATGGTCGCCGCTCTGTGCGCGGACATTCTCGCCCGCACGCTGGAGCGCTGCGCGGTGAAAACCGAAATCCTCGGCTTCACCACCAAAGCCTGGAAGGGCGGTATGGCGCGGGAAGACTGGGTGAAAGCGGGCAAGCCCCAGGCGCCCGGCCGCCTGAATGACATCCGCCACATCCTCTACAAGCAGGCCGACGCGCCCTATCGCCGCGCGCGCCGCAATCTCGGCCTGATGATGCGCGAAGGTCTGCTCAAGGAGAATATCGACGGCGAAGCCCTCCTCTGGGCGCATGACCGTCTGCTCGCCCGGCCCGAGCAGCGCAAGATCCTGATGGTGATCTCAGACGGCGCCCCGGTCGACGATTCCACGCTGAATGTAAACGTCGGCAATTATCTCGAACGCCATCTGCGCCAGGTGATCGAGGAAATCGAAACCCGCTCGCCGGTCGAACTTATCGCCATCGGCATCGGCCATGATGTGACGCGCTATTACAAGCGCGCGGTCACCATCGTGGACGCCGAACAGCTCGGCGGCGCCATGACCGAACAGCTCGCCTCGCTGTTCGACGAAAACGAACCCAACCCCCGCGCCATGTCCATCCCTCCGCTCTCGGACAAAACCGTCCGCGGCAGCTCCGCCATCACCGGCGCCGCCGCCGGCGCGCCGAGCTACGGCCGGAAGGTAGGAACGGGCAGGGACGTGAAAACCACGACGCTGCAGGCGGTGAAGAAAAAATCGTAG
- the cobS gene encoding cobaltochelatase subunit CobS: MTVMSDTNALEGMKPTEKVNVKKVFGLDTSMVVHGFKTRTEYVPEIDPAYRFDPQTTLAILAGFEHNRRVMVQGYHGTGKSTHIEQVAARLNWPMIRVNLDSHVSRIDMVGKDAIVLKEGVQVTEFREGILPWALQRPVAIVFDEYDAGRPDVMFVIQRVLEASGKLTLLDQNRVIAPNPFFRLFATTNTVGLGDTTGLYHGTQQLNQGQMDRWSIVTTLNYLTHDAEVEIIQSKSTGVDEPTVSKMVTMADLTRNAFMSGDLSTVMSPRTVITWAENFAIFGDLGHAFRMTFLNKCDELERPLVAEMYQRCFGVELPESPLMVKVA, from the coding sequence ATGACCGTTATGTCCGACACCAATGCCCTGGAAGGCATGAAGCCGACCGAAAAAGTGAACGTCAAAAAGGTGTTCGGCCTCGACACCAGCATGGTCGTCCACGGCTTCAAGACGCGCACCGAATATGTGCCCGAGATCGATCCCGCTTATCGGTTTGATCCGCAGACCACGCTCGCCATCCTCGCCGGCTTCGAGCACAATCGCCGCGTCATGGTGCAAGGCTATCACGGCACGGGCAAATCCACCCATATCGAACAGGTCGCCGCCCGCCTCAACTGGCCGATGATCCGTGTGAACCTCGACAGCCATGTCAGCCGGATCGACATGGTCGGCAAGGACGCCATCGTCCTGAAGGAAGGCGTTCAGGTCACCGAATTCCGCGAAGGCATTCTCCCCTGGGCGCTGCAACGCCCCGTCGCCATCGTGTTCGACGAATACGATGCCGGCCGCCCGGACGTGATGTTCGTGATCCAGCGCGTGCTCGAGGCCAGCGGCAAACTCACCCTGCTCGACCAGAACCGCGTGATCGCGCCCAACCCGTTCTTCCGCCTGTTCGCCACCACCAACACCGTCGGCCTCGGCGACACGACCGGCCTCTATCACGGCACCCAGCAGCTCAACCAGGGCCAGATGGACCGCTGGAGCATCGTCACCACACTGAACTATCTCACCCATGACGCCGAGGTGGAGATCATCCAGTCGAAATCCACCGGCGTGGACGAGCCCACGGTTTCCAAGATGGTCACCATGGCAGACCTCACCCGCAACGCCTTCATGTCGGGCGACCTCTCAACCGTCATGAGCCCCAGAACCGTCATCACCTGGGCGGAAAACTTCGCCATCTTCGGCGATCTCGGCCACGCCTTCCGCATGACCTTCCTCAACAAGTGCGACGAGCTTGAGCGTCCGCTGGTGGCGGAAATGTATCAGCGCTGCTTCGGGGTGGAACTGCCCGAGAGCCCGCTGATGGTGAAGGTCGCATAA